A portion of the Paenibacillus sp. PvR098 genome contains these proteins:
- a CDS encoding GntR family transcriptional regulator — protein sequence MEKRPFIPQPNGNHQENMNRALSHHMQINLSHLYISEETRLPQRAYLAVRHAIRHLQLSPGQTVLERTLADILGMSRTPVREALVRLELEGWVRLIPRRGFVVAPIVVDDLQQIYEVVEALDGIAGRLATGRVTPEELQQLELLIEKQENALANDDLLEWTDLDDQFHNGIVDLAKNPRLRGIMDNQSDQLYRARLFTIQHRPQPTRSIMEHKAILAVMKAGESEAARTMLQSHRFRARNEILEVLRNMPQT from the coding sequence ATGGAAAAACGACCGTTCATTCCTCAGCCGAATGGTAATCATCAAGAGAACATGAACCGCGCTCTCTCTCACCATATGCAAATTAATTTATCCCACCTGTACATAAGCGAAGAAACGCGATTGCCGCAGCGTGCATACTTAGCCGTTCGCCATGCGATACGGCATCTTCAACTGTCTCCCGGTCAGACGGTATTAGAGAGAACATTAGCGGATATTCTTGGTATGAGCAGGACCCCCGTCCGCGAAGCACTTGTCCGTCTGGAGCTGGAGGGCTGGGTACGTCTCATTCCGCGCCGGGGCTTTGTCGTTGCGCCCATTGTGGTTGATGACCTGCAGCAAATCTACGAAGTCGTGGAAGCGCTGGACGGTATTGCAGGCCGACTCGCTACTGGCCGCGTCACTCCTGAGGAGCTTCAACAGCTTGAACTTCTCATTGAGAAACAGGAAAACGCACTGGCAAACGATGACCTGCTTGAATGGACGGATCTGGATGATCAATTTCATAACGGAATTGTAGACTTGGCCAAAAATCCGCGTCTTCGAGGCATTATGGATAATCAATCCGATCAACTTTATCGCGCCCGATTATTTACGATACAACATAGGCCCCAGCCTACGCGTTCTATCATGGAGCATAAAGCCATCCTGGCGGTTATGAAGGCCGGCGAATCCGAAGCTGCGCGGACGATGCTTCAATCTCATCGCTTTAGGGCGCGCAATGAAATTTTAGAAGTACTTCGAAATATGCCCCAAACCTAA
- a CDS encoding tartrate dehydrogenase translates to MSDQRHFRIAVIPGDGIGQEVIQEGQRVLEHIAQASNGKFSFEFDSFPWGCEYYSKYGRMMAEDGLEQLKDYDAIYFGAVGWKSVPDHVSLWGLRLAICQGFDQWANIRPVRFLPGVESKLRHPNVEELDWILIRENSEGEYSGFGGRNFTGRGKGKEVAVQSSVFTEEGCERIIRYAFETARTRKRKKVTSVTKSNAQQYGMVLWDEVFARVSQEYPDVETEQWLVDAMAARFVLKPETLEVVVGSNLIADILSDLGSALAGSLGLAASANLNLDRRYPSMFEPVHGSAPDIAGEGIANPIGTIASGALMLEHLGLREEAALLNRAIEETTRQGKLTPDVGGTCKTSEVTGAIIANLSNQVAQV, encoded by the coding sequence ATGAGTGACCAACGACATTTTCGAATTGCAGTAATCCCGGGTGATGGAATAGGACAAGAAGTGATCCAGGAAGGGCAGCGAGTACTCGAGCATATTGCTCAAGCATCCAACGGCAAGTTTTCTTTTGAATTTGATTCGTTTCCTTGGGGATGCGAATATTATTCCAAATACGGCCGCATGATGGCAGAAGACGGTTTGGAACAGCTGAAAGACTATGATGCCATATATTTCGGAGCTGTAGGTTGGAAAAGTGTCCCTGACCATGTAAGCTTGTGGGGATTGAGACTTGCGATCTGCCAAGGATTCGATCAATGGGCCAATATCCGTCCTGTTCGCTTCCTGCCAGGGGTGGAAAGCAAGCTTCGGCATCCTAATGTAGAAGAGCTGGATTGGATCTTGATTCGCGAAAACTCTGAAGGGGAGTATTCAGGGTTCGGAGGACGGAATTTCACAGGCCGGGGAAAAGGGAAAGAAGTGGCGGTTCAGTCATCGGTGTTTACGGAGGAAGGGTGCGAGCGAATTATCCGTTACGCATTTGAGACCGCCCGTACTCGTAAGAGGAAGAAAGTGACCAGTGTAACGAAAAGCAACGCTCAGCAATACGGCATGGTGCTATGGGATGAAGTGTTTGCCCGTGTTAGCCAAGAGTATCCGGACGTAGAAACCGAACAATGGCTTGTTGACGCTATGGCGGCCCGCTTTGTATTGAAACCGGAAACGTTGGAAGTTGTTGTAGGATCCAACCTGATCGCAGACATCCTGTCTGATTTGGGCAGTGCGCTTGCGGGAAGCTTAGGGCTTGCAGCCAGCGCCAATCTCAACCTGGACAGACGTTACCCAAGCATGTTCGAGCCCGTCCATGGATCTGCTCCGGATATTGCTGGGGAAGGCATTGCGAATCCGATCGGAACCATTGCCAGCGGGGCGCTCATGCTGGAACATCTTGGCCTTCGAGAGGAAGCTGCTCTTCTCAATCGTGCGATCGAGGAGACGACGAGACAAGGAAAGCTAACACCTGATGTGGGCGGAACTTGCAAAACGAGCGAAGTAACCGGAGCTATCATAGCGAATTTATCCAATCAGGTTGCACAGGTTTAA